In Ovis aries strain OAR_USU_Benz2616 breed Rambouillet chromosome 17, ARS-UI_Ramb_v3.0, whole genome shotgun sequence, the following proteins share a genomic window:
- the RITA1 gene encoding RBPJ-interacting and tubulin-associated protein 1 isoform X1 — MKTPVEMAISGMQTLHVQHRGRSGYRVKVRPSYVDETLFGSPAGTRPAPPDFDPPWMKKANRPRGVGTGVSQALGANGSCESTSSSGSTPTLTPRKKNKYRLISHTPSYCEESLFGSRPEGAGWEAKWMARGDAAKLHALFWTPPATPRGSHSPRPRETPVRAIHPADLSKTEHRVVAGSRRLSVAGLDTPRPLRRECSHSLTHLDVPSTGHPPASSPCTNGPRDPRPAPSGVTFRSPLVTPRARSVSVSVPTTPRQGRATQKTKPPWK, encoded by the exons ATGAAGACCCCGGTGGAGATGGCCATCAGCGGGATGCAGACCCTCCACGTTCAGCACCGTGGCCGGAGTGGCTACCGGGTCAAGGTTAGGCCATCATACGTGGATGAGACTTTGTTTGGCAGCCCTGCAGGCACCCGGCCCGCACCACCAGACTTTGACCCACCGTGGATGAAGAAGGCCAACAGACCCAGAGGAGTGGGGACAGGGGTGTCTCAGGCCTTGGGGGCCAATGGGAGCTGTGAGTCCACCTCCTCCAGTGGCAGCACCCCAACCCTCACACCAAGGAAGAAGAACAAATACAG aCTGATCAGCCACACTCCTTCTTACTGCGAGGAGTCTCTCTTTGGCTCCCGACCGGAGGGCGCTGGCTGGGAGGCCAAGTGGATGGCGAGAGGTGATGCTGCAAAGCTCCACGCCCTCTTCTGGACACCCCCAGCTACCCCTAGGGGCAGCCATTCTCCCCGCCCCAGGGAGACTCCAGTGCGGGCCATTCACCCAGCTGATCTCTCAAAGACAGAGCACAGGGTAGTGGCCGGCTCCCGGAGGCTGTCCGTGGCTGGGTTAGACACTCCACGCCCTCTGAGGCGGGAGTGTTCCCACTCCCTCACCCACCTTGATGTCCCTAGCACAGGTCACCCACCCGCCAGTAGTCCCTGCACAAATGGGCCCCGAGATCCCAGGCCTGCCCCATCAGGGGTGACCTTCCGGAGCCCCCTGGTGACTCCCAGGGCTCGttcagtcagtgtttcagtgccaACTACCCCCCGACAAGGTAGGGCTACCCAGAAAACAAAGCCCCCTTGGAAATGA
- the RITA1 gene encoding RBPJ-interacting and tubulin-associated protein 1 isoform X2 encodes MKTPVEMAISGMQTLHVQHRGRSGYRVKVRPSYVDETLFGSPAGTRPAPPDFDPPWMKKANRPRGVGTGVSQALGANGSCESTSSSGSTPTLTPRKKNKYRLISHTPSYCEESLFGSRPEGAGWEAKWMARGVPMGSQRGAEFQRMALLGRPLGRPQGIGGALLGTDRAMVGSAPPLTTSGCSLLSPLIRTGGSTLTYLCPVLSRPHGVSVPTQGVSPRRAPTSSITPTTLSHRQV; translated from the exons ATGAAGACCCCGGTGGAGATGGCCATCAGCGGGATGCAGACCCTCCACGTTCAGCACCGTGGCCGGAGTGGCTACCGGGTCAAGGTTAGGCCATCATACGTGGATGAGACTTTGTTTGGCAGCCCTGCAGGCACCCGGCCCGCACCACCAGACTTTGACCCACCGTGGATGAAGAAGGCCAACAGACCCAGAGGAGTGGGGACAGGGGTGTCTCAGGCCTTGGGGGCCAATGGGAGCTGTGAGTCCACCTCCTCCAGTGGCAGCACCCCAACCCTCACACCAAGGAAGAAGAACAAATACAG aCTGATCAGCCACACTCCTTCTTACTGCGAGGAGTCTCTCTTTGGCTCCCGACCGGAGGGCGCTGGCTGGGAGGCCAAGTGGATGGCGAGAG GtgtgcccatggggtcacagcgaggggcagagtttcagagaatggCGCTGCTGGGCAGGCCCCTGGGGAGACCACAAGGCATTGGTGGAGCCCTCCTGGGGACAGACAGAGCAATGGTGGGCAGTGCCCCCCCTCTGACCACCTCTGGTTGCTCCCTGCTTTCCCCACTGATACGGACTGGAGGGTCAACCCTGACATACCTGTGTCCAGTCCTGTCACGGCCACATGGCGTATCAGTGCCAACCCAGGGGGTGTCCCCCAGGAGggcccccacctcctccatcaCACCCACAACATTGTCTCACCGCCAAGTGTGA